Proteins from one Corynebacterium testudinoris genomic window:
- the ndk gene encoding nucleoside-diphosphate kinase produces MTERTLILIKPDGVNNGHVGEIIARIERKGLKLAAMDLRVADRTTAEQHYAEHADKPFFGELVNFITSAPLVAGIVEGERAIEAWRQLAGGTDPVSKATPGTIRGDFALTVGENVVHGSDSPESAEREIAIWFPNL; encoded by the coding sequence ATGACTGAACGCACCCTCATCCTCATCAAGCCGGACGGCGTCAACAACGGCCACGTCGGCGAGATCATCGCCCGCATCGAGCGCAAGGGCCTCAAACTCGCCGCCATGGACCTGCGCGTCGCCGACCGCACCACCGCCGAGCAGCACTACGCCGAGCACGCAGACAAGCCCTTCTTCGGAGAGCTCGTCAACTTCATCACCTCCGCACCGCTGGTCGCCGGCATCGTCGAAGGCGAGCGCGCCATCGAGGCATGGCGTCAGCTGGCCGGCGGCACCGACCCGGTTTCCAAGGCCACCCCGGGCACTATCCGCGGCGACTTCGCCCTGACCGTCGGCGAGAACGTCGTCCACGGCTCCGACTCCCCGGAATCCGCCGAGCGCGAGATCGCTATCTGGTTCCCGAACCTCTGA
- a CDS encoding pirin family protein produces MSDANPNPQELSIAPSPPRCPDGAKVEIITAREVPLGGPRAMTVRRTLPQKQRSLIGAWCFMDHYGPDDVSASGGMDVAPHPHTGLQTVSWLFEGTITHHDSGGHHAVVFPGEVNLMTAGAGICHSEVSTQETTTLHGVQLWTALPDAHRHGPRRFDHHAPEAVEFDGGQALVFLGTLFGDASPVTTFTPLVGAEIRLAAGATVSFDVDASFEHGLLVDAGEVDLEGVPVARGELAYTGTGETQLRIRNTGDSPARMVFIGGEPFTENILMWWNFIGREYEEIEQFREQWQAQDERFGHTYGYIGHHADGLSWLPAPELPHSEIKPRINPESIARPEERI; encoded by the coding sequence ATGTCAGATGCGAATCCGAATCCACAGGAGCTGAGTATTGCTCCTTCTCCCCCGCGTTGTCCTGATGGCGCGAAGGTTGAGATCATTACTGCTCGCGAGGTGCCGCTGGGTGGTCCGCGCGCGATGACGGTGCGTCGTACGCTGCCGCAGAAGCAGCGCAGTTTGATCGGCGCGTGGTGCTTTATGGATCATTATGGTCCTGATGATGTGTCTGCGTCGGGTGGTATGGATGTCGCTCCGCACCCGCATACGGGTTTGCAGACGGTGTCGTGGTTGTTCGAGGGGACGATTACGCACCACGATTCGGGTGGTCATCATGCGGTGGTTTTCCCCGGGGAGGTCAATCTGATGACTGCGGGGGCGGGCATTTGCCACTCGGAGGTGTCGACGCAGGAGACGACGACGTTGCATGGGGTGCAGCTGTGGACCGCGTTGCCGGATGCTCATCGGCATGGGCCGCGTCGCTTTGATCATCACGCGCCTGAGGCTGTCGAGTTTGACGGCGGGCAGGCGCTGGTGTTCTTGGGCACGCTCTTCGGCGATGCCTCGCCGGTCACTACTTTCACGCCGCTGGTCGGCGCCGAAATCCGTCTCGCTGCGGGCGCGACGGTCAGCTTCGACGTCGATGCCAGCTTCGAGCATGGTTTGCTTGTCGACGCTGGCGAGGTCGATCTCGAAGGCGTTCCCGTCGCCCGTGGCGAGTTGGCGTACACCGGTACCGGGGAGACGCAGTTGCGTATCCGCAATACCGGGGATAGCCCGGCGCGGATGGTGTTCATCGGTGGGGAGCCCTTCACCGAGAACATCCTCATGTGGTGGAACTTCATCGGCCGGGAGTACGAGGAGATCGAGCAGTTCCGCGAGCAGTGGCAGGCTCAGGACGAGCGTTTTGGGCATACTTACGGTTACATCGGCCACCACGCTGATGGGTTGTCGTGGTTGCCGGCGCCGGAGTTGCCGCATTCCGAGATCAAGCCCCGCATCAATCCAGAGTCAATTGCCCGACCAGAGGAGAGAATCTGA
- a CDS encoding GNAT family N-acetyltransferase: MSTTVSQDTDRRRFVITDDGETAGSSHYRDHDAERIFFHTEIDEAFGGRGLAGTLTSEALATSVAEGFSIVAVCPYVLKWLQTHDNDIDWRKPTPADLTWLQDNLR; this comes from the coding sequence ATGAGCACGACCGTTAGTCAAGACACTGACCGCCGCCGCTTCGTCATCACCGATGACGGGGAGACTGCCGGGTCCTCGCACTACCGGGACCATGATGCCGAGCGCATCTTCTTCCACACCGAGATCGATGAGGCTTTCGGCGGGCGTGGCCTGGCCGGAACTCTCACGTCTGAGGCACTGGCCACGTCCGTCGCCGAGGGATTCTCCATCGTCGCGGTGTGCCCGTATGTGCTCAAGTGGCTGCAGACCCATGACAATGATATCGATTGGCGCAAGCCCACCCCCGCAGACCTGACGTGGTTGCAGGACAACCTGCGATGA
- a CDS encoding carboxymuconolactone decarboxylase family protein, translating to MSHSAPYLDKFYPEIYRGLGDVTRKLRELFPEVDLPISLIELVNTRVSQINGCATCLSIHVPAARRAGVEEFKLDTLSAWRMVKEFTPQERAALELAETLTLLPQDREISLAAVEACEVFAEEQVAALEWTIIMINAFNRVSIASGHPVIRPRKR from the coding sequence ATGAGCCATTCGGCTCCGTATTTGGACAAGTTCTACCCGGAGATCTATCGCGGGTTGGGCGATGTCACCCGGAAACTTCGCGAGCTGTTCCCCGAGGTAGACCTGCCCATCAGCCTCATTGAGCTGGTGAACACCCGGGTCAGCCAGATCAATGGATGCGCGACCTGTTTGTCCATCCATGTCCCGGCGGCTCGCAGGGCTGGCGTGGAGGAGTTCAAGCTCGACACCCTCAGTGCGTGGCGGATGGTCAAGGAGTTCACTCCGCAGGAGCGCGCGGCCTTGGAGTTGGCGGAGACGCTGACGCTGCTGCCTCAGGATCGAGAGATCAGCCTGGCCGCCGTTGAAGCGTGCGAGGTCTTCGCCGAGGAGCAGGTTGCTGCGCTCGAGTGGACGATCATCATGATCAATGCCTTCAACCGGGTGTCCATTGCGTCTGGGCACCCGGTCATCAGGCCGCGAAAACGCTAG
- a CDS encoding DUF4233 domain-containing protein, with product MSTPDVPEVGPLGPGHDPAKDPMKGIRGVMAGTLVLEAITIWLALTVILRVDDGAYWTTFNWVAITALGAAHLIMAFFQRMPWALPVNLALQVLLLAGVFIHPSVGIIAIIFIIVWWYLMHLRSTLIERMKRGLLTTQHL from the coding sequence ATGAGCACCCCTGACGTCCCAGAGGTGGGCCCCCTCGGGCCCGGCCACGATCCCGCCAAGGACCCGATGAAGGGAATCCGTGGCGTCATGGCGGGCACGCTCGTCCTCGAAGCGATCACTATCTGGCTGGCCCTCACCGTCATCCTGCGTGTCGATGACGGCGCCTACTGGACCACCTTCAACTGGGTCGCCATCACCGCCCTCGGCGCCGCGCACCTCATCATGGCCTTCTTCCAGCGGATGCCGTGGGCCTTGCCGGTGAACTTGGCGCTGCAGGTACTACTGCTGGCCGGGGTGTTCATTCACCCCTCGGTGGGCATCATCGCCATCATCTTCATCATCGTGTGGTGGTACCTCATGCACCTGCGCTCCACGCTTATCGAAAGAATGAAGCGCGGGTTGCTGACCACCCAGCACCTCTAG
- the folC gene encoding bifunctional tetrahydrofolate synthase/dihydrofolate synthase, translated as MELGDVEKPATVEVTPQDLAELMLADAELDTRWPETKIDPSLERIEMLMDLLGSPQNSYPAIHIAGTNGKTSTARMIESLLRAFHRRTGRTTSPHLQLVTERIAIDGAPIHPRDFVRTWNEIKPFVEMVDERLGRMSKFEVLIALAYTAFADTPIDVAVVEVGMGGRWDATNVIQSDVAVIMPVGLDHTDYLGETIEEIAAEKAGIIKARWDLDDLLTPPDNVAIVAEQDPAAMQVILEQAVLADASVARAGSEFGVVSSTVAVGGQQLTLRGLAGEYEDIFLPLSGEHQARNAAIALAAVEAFFGAGAGRTLDIASVRNGFAQVTSPGRLERVRTSPSTFIDAAHNPHGARALGQALERDFNFNRLVGVVGVLGDKDARGILEALEPYFSEVVITQNTSPRALDAYELAETAREIFGEERVHVDDTLPGAYALAVELAEDADIQSGAGVVITGSVVTAGEARTLFGKDPA; from the coding sequence ATTGAGCTCGGGGACGTCGAAAAGCCTGCGACCGTGGAGGTCACCCCGCAGGACCTCGCGGAGCTGATGCTGGCGGACGCCGAGCTGGATACCCGCTGGCCAGAGACGAAGATTGACCCGTCGCTCGAACGCATTGAGATGCTCATGGACCTGCTCGGGTCCCCGCAGAATTCCTACCCCGCGATCCACATTGCCGGCACCAATGGCAAGACGTCGACGGCGCGAATGATCGAGTCGTTGCTGCGCGCCTTCCATCGGCGCACCGGCCGCACCACCAGCCCCCACCTGCAGCTGGTGACCGAGCGCATTGCCATCGACGGCGCTCCGATCCACCCGCGCGATTTCGTTCGCACGTGGAACGAGATCAAGCCCTTCGTCGAGATGGTCGATGAGCGCCTGGGCCGGATGTCCAAATTCGAGGTCCTTATCGCCCTGGCGTACACCGCTTTCGCCGATACCCCCATCGATGTCGCGGTCGTGGAGGTCGGCATGGGCGGGCGTTGGGATGCCACCAACGTCATCCAATCCGACGTCGCCGTCATCATGCCCGTCGGCCTCGACCACACCGACTACCTCGGCGAGACCATCGAGGAGATCGCCGCGGAGAAGGCCGGCATCATCAAGGCCCGGTGGGACCTCGATGATCTGCTCACCCCGCCCGACAACGTCGCCATCGTCGCCGAGCAGGACCCCGCCGCGATGCAGGTCATCCTCGAACAAGCAGTGCTTGCCGACGCCTCCGTGGCCCGCGCAGGCAGCGAGTTCGGCGTCGTCTCCTCGACGGTTGCCGTCGGTGGCCAGCAACTCACCCTCCGCGGGTTGGCCGGCGAGTACGAGGACATTTTCCTCCCGCTGTCCGGGGAACACCAGGCCCGCAATGCGGCCATCGCGCTCGCCGCAGTCGAGGCTTTCTTCGGCGCCGGGGCAGGCCGCACCCTCGACATCGCCTCCGTGCGCAACGGCTTCGCGCAGGTCACCTCCCCGGGACGCCTGGAGCGAGTGCGCACCTCACCGTCGACGTTTATCGACGCCGCGCACAACCCCCACGGCGCCCGCGCCCTCGGGCAGGCGCTGGAGCGCGACTTCAACTTCAACCGACTCGTCGGCGTCGTCGGCGTACTAGGGGACAAGGACGCCCGCGGCATCCTGGAGGCCCTCGAGCCCTACTTCTCCGAGGTAGTGATCACACAAAACACCAGCCCACGCGCGCTGGATGCCTACGAACTCGCCGAAACCGCCCGCGAGATCTTCGGCGAGGAACGCGTTCACGTCGACGACACCCTCCCCGGTGCCTACGCCCTCGCCGTCGAACTCGCCGAAGACGCCGACATCCAATCCGGGGCGGGCGTGGTTATCACCGGCTCCGTCGTCACGGCTGGCGAGGCTCGCACCTTGTTTGGAAAGGACCCTGCATGA
- a CDS encoding valine--tRNA ligase — protein sequence MGRVTEQIMGQDRSGALPKSWDPQAVESDLYQGWVDAGYFTADPSSEKPAYSIVLPPPNVTGQLHMGHALDHTLMDGLVRRKRMQGFEVLWLPGMDHAGIATQTKVEAMLKETEGKDRYDYGREEFIAKVWEWKEQFGGTITDQMRAIGDSVDWSRERFTLDEGLSRAVQTIFKELFDRGLIYRANRLVNWSPVLETAVSDIEVVYQDVEGELVSFRYGSMNDDEPHIVVATTRLETMLGDVAVAVHPDDARYADLVGQTLPHPFRSDLSLIVVADDYVDPEFGSGAVKITPAHDPNDHALGQRHNLDMPSIMDKTGHIVGTGTQFDGLSREQARVAVREALAEQGRIVKEIRPYVHSVGHSERSGEPIEPRLSLQWFVKVDELARMAGDAIREGDTVIHPQSMEPRYFDWVDNMHDWTISRQLWWGHRIPIWYGPNGEVVCVGPDEQAPAGYEQDPDVLDTWFSSALWPFSTMGWPEKTPELEKFYPTTVLVTAYDILFFWVARMMMFGTFASTITPDILGEGSDGRPEVPFDNLFLHGLVRDEFGRKMSKSLGNGIDPMDWVERFGADALRFTLARGANPGVDLPVGEDAAQSSRNFATKLFNATKFALMNGAELGELPPREELTDADRWILDRLEQVRGQVDTYFDNYQFAKANEELYHFTWDEFCDWYLEIAKTQIPREGFSQEGRNTQLVLGRVLDVVLRLLHPAMPFVTEVLWKALTEQESIVLASWPTVEETNNGAPTDEVAARRIADAEKLITEIRRFRSDQGVKPSQKVPAALDFAAADLEPLETAVRALAKVEAPAADFAESASLELRLSQATITVALDTSGTVDVVAERKRLEKDLAAAHKELDGTAKKLGNEAFLSKAPDAVVDKIRTRQQVAQEEVDRITARLEALK from the coding sequence ATGGGGCGGGTGACTGAGCAGATTATGGGCCAAGACCGCAGCGGCGCGCTTCCGAAGTCCTGGGATCCCCAGGCAGTGGAGTCCGATCTTTACCAGGGGTGGGTGGACGCAGGTTATTTCACTGCCGATCCTTCGTCGGAGAAGCCGGCGTATTCGATTGTGTTGCCGCCGCCTAACGTGACTGGTCAGCTGCACATGGGGCACGCGCTGGATCACACGCTCATGGATGGCCTCGTGCGCCGCAAGCGCATGCAGGGCTTTGAGGTGTTGTGGCTGCCGGGGATGGACCACGCGGGCATCGCAACGCAGACGAAGGTCGAGGCGATGCTCAAGGAGACTGAGGGCAAGGACCGCTACGACTACGGTCGCGAGGAGTTCATTGCCAAGGTCTGGGAGTGGAAGGAGCAGTTCGGCGGCACGATCACGGATCAGATGCGGGCGATCGGCGATTCCGTTGACTGGTCTCGCGAGCGTTTCACCCTGGATGAGGGCCTGTCGCGGGCTGTCCAGACCATCTTCAAGGAGCTGTTTGATCGCGGCCTCATTTACCGCGCTAATCGCCTGGTCAACTGGTCGCCGGTGCTGGAGACGGCTGTCTCCGACATCGAGGTCGTCTACCAGGACGTCGAGGGCGAGCTCGTCTCCTTCCGCTATGGCTCCATGAATGATGATGAGCCGCACATCGTCGTCGCCACGACCCGGTTGGAAACAATGCTTGGCGACGTCGCCGTGGCTGTGCACCCGGACGATGCCCGCTACGCGGACCTCGTCGGGCAGACGCTTCCGCACCCCTTCCGCTCCGACCTGTCGCTCATCGTCGTGGCCGATGATTACGTGGATCCGGAGTTCGGCTCCGGTGCCGTGAAGATCACCCCGGCCCATGACCCCAATGACCATGCCCTCGGCCAGCGCCACAACTTGGATATGCCGTCGATCATGGATAAGACGGGTCACATTGTTGGCACCGGCACCCAGTTCGATGGGCTGAGCCGCGAACAGGCGCGCGTCGCCGTGCGCGAAGCCCTCGCCGAACAGGGCCGAATTGTCAAAGAGATCCGCCCCTACGTTCACTCCGTCGGCCACTCCGAGCGTTCCGGCGAACCGATCGAGCCGCGCCTGTCCCTGCAGTGGTTTGTCAAGGTCGACGAGTTGGCCCGCATGGCGGGAGACGCCATCCGCGAGGGTGACACCGTCATCCATCCGCAGAGCATGGAGCCGCGGTATTTCGACTGGGTGGACAACATGCATGACTGGACGATTTCTCGCCAGCTGTGGTGGGGCCACCGCATCCCGATCTGGTACGGCCCCAATGGCGAGGTCGTCTGTGTCGGACCGGATGAGCAGGCCCCGGCGGGGTATGAGCAAGACCCGGATGTCCTTGATACCTGGTTCTCTTCCGCCCTGTGGCCATTTTCCACGATGGGCTGGCCGGAGAAGACTCCGGAGCTGGAGAAGTTCTACCCCACGACTGTCCTCGTCACTGCCTACGACATCCTGTTCTTCTGGGTTGCTCGCATGATGATGTTTGGCACCTTCGCGTCCACCATCACCCCGGACATCTTGGGGGAGGGGAGCGATGGCCGCCCGGAGGTTCCCTTCGACAACCTCTTCCTCCACGGCCTCGTGCGTGATGAGTTCGGCCGGAAGATGTCCAAGTCCCTGGGCAACGGCATTGACCCGATGGACTGGGTCGAGCGTTTCGGCGCCGATGCGCTCCGTTTCACCCTGGCCCGCGGCGCCAACCCCGGCGTGGATCTGCCGGTCGGCGAGGATGCTGCCCAGTCCTCCCGCAATTTCGCCACGAAGCTGTTCAACGCCACGAAGTTCGCCCTCATGAACGGCGCCGAACTCGGTGAGCTGCCCCCGCGCGAGGAACTCACCGACGCCGACCGGTGGATCCTCGATCGCCTGGAGCAGGTCCGTGGCCAGGTAGATACCTACTTTGACAATTACCAGTTCGCTAAGGCGAATGAGGAGTTGTACCACTTCACGTGGGATGAGTTCTGTGACTGGTATCTGGAGATCGCCAAGACCCAGATTCCGCGCGAGGGTTTCAGCCAGGAGGGCCGAAACACCCAACTGGTGCTCGGCCGCGTCCTCGATGTTGTCTTGCGCCTGCTCCACCCGGCGATGCCGTTTGTCACCGAGGTGTTGTGGAAGGCACTGACCGAGCAGGAGTCCATCGTCTTGGCCTCGTGGCCCACGGTTGAGGAAACCAACAACGGCGCCCCCACTGATGAAGTGGCTGCCCGTCGCATCGCGGACGCAGAGAAGCTCATCACCGAGATCCGCCGATTCCGCTCTGACCAGGGAGTAAAGCCGTCGCAGAAGGTTCCGGCTGCCCTTGATTTCGCGGCCGCTGACCTCGAGCCCCTCGAAACAGCCGTGCGAGCGCTGGCCAAGGTGGAGGCCCCCGCCGCCGACTTCGCCGAGTCGGCTTCCCTGGAGCTGCGCCTGTCCCAGGCCACCATCACCGTCGCGTTGGATACTTCCGGCACCGTCGATGTTGTCGCCGAGCGCAAGCGACTGGAGAAGGATCTGGCAGCGGCACACAAGGAGCTGGACGGCACCGCCAAGAAGCTCGGCAACGAGGCCTTTTTGTCCAAGGCGCCGGACGCGGTCGTGGATAAGATCCGCACACGTCAACAAGTCGCCCAGGAAGAAGTTGACCGCATTACCGCCCGATTGGAGGCCCTGAAGTGA
- a CDS encoding DUF4143 domain-containing protein, producing the protein MAFLTAYAGLIDQPATDAAIRRRMSSLSGAAPAPETVNSLHDSASRLFLIEDQPAWAAKLRSKTSLIQTPKRHLADPSMAAALLGAGPTRLLSDLETLGILFESQVVHDLRVIAQANRARGVFHLRDQKGRDELDAVIELADGAWIGLEAKLSHRQADTAAANLLRVAEKVERPPAALVVVVPTVPVARRPDGVWLIPLACLRP; encoded by the coding sequence ATGGCATTTCTCACTGCCTACGCCGGTCTCATCGATCAACCCGCTACTGACGCAGCCATCCGGCGACGAATGAGTTCGCTTTCTGGCGCGGCTCCGGCCCCGGAGACAGTGAACTCCCTCCATGACTCTGCCTCCCGGCTGTTCCTGATCGAGGACCAACCTGCGTGGGCGGCAAAGCTGCGCTCAAAGACATCACTCATCCAGACCCCGAAGCGTCACCTCGCTGATCCTTCTATGGCAGCAGCCCTTCTGGGTGCCGGACCCACGCGCTTGCTCAGCGACCTGGAAACCCTGGGTATTCTTTTCGAGTCGCAAGTGGTGCATGATCTGCGGGTCATCGCCCAGGCCAACCGCGCCCGCGGAGTGTTTCACCTCAGGGACCAAAAGGGGAGGGATGAACTCGACGCGGTCATTGAGCTGGCCGACGGCGCCTGGATTGGGCTCGAGGCCAAGCTTTCTCATCGCCAGGCAGATACTGCTGCCGCGAACTTGTTGCGGGTCGCGGAGAAGGTTGAAAGACCACCGGCCGCCCTCGTTGTGGTCGTTCCGACGGTTCCGGTCGCCCGCCGACCCGACGGCGTCTGGCTCATTCCACTGGCTTGCCTGAGGCCTTAA
- a CDS encoding Hsp70 family protein, which translates to MRFGIDFGTTRTVIAAVDRGNYPLVNVIDANGDAQDHIPSVVALDGDRLLAGWSAVSRDYPTLARSFKRLLGSPDVTADTPVDLGDESRPLGEVLCTFATGVIEALREYQAALDDTSEIEVMLGVPANSRSAQRLLTLDAFTRGGANVLGLVNEPSAAAFEYSHRHARTLTSKRSSVIVYDLGGGTFDATLVRIDGHQHDVENSLGISHLGGDDFDEILADMALDAAGRDADAFGRRARRRLLDEARTAKEQLKPQSRRLVLEISYEDVIVGVPEFYDAVTPLVERTLDAMRPLIGSSESLTDTEVAGVYLVGGASSLPLVPRLLRERFGRRVHRSPLPTASTAVGLAIAVDPNSGYLLRDRLSRGVGVFRERDGGRGVSFDPLVAPGTRPDSSGTIRITRRYRAAHNVGWFRFVEYSALDASRDTPGDLALIAEVLVPFDGALKDVADLTQVPVEHSDLWPEVEETVTIDPDGIASIRIDVPSQGISVLADVSLSGRGVD; encoded by the coding sequence ATGCGATTTGGGATTGATTTTGGCACCACCCGCACCGTCATCGCCGCGGTTGACCGGGGTAACTACCCGCTGGTCAATGTCATCGATGCCAACGGCGACGCCCAGGATCACATTCCTTCCGTTGTCGCCCTCGACGGGGATCGGCTACTGGCGGGCTGGTCGGCCGTGTCCCGGGATTACCCCACGCTGGCCCGGTCGTTCAAAAGGCTGCTGGGGTCGCCGGACGTCACCGCCGATACCCCGGTGGACCTTGGGGATGAGTCGCGGCCGCTGGGGGAGGTGCTGTGCACCTTCGCTACCGGCGTCATCGAGGCGTTGCGGGAGTATCAGGCAGCCCTCGATGACACCTCGGAAATTGAGGTCATGCTCGGCGTCCCCGCCAATTCTCGCTCCGCGCAGCGCCTGCTCACCCTCGACGCCTTCACCCGAGGCGGCGCGAACGTCCTCGGTTTGGTCAACGAGCCCAGCGCCGCCGCCTTCGAGTATTCCCACCGCCACGCCCGGACTCTGACGTCGAAGCGATCGAGCGTCATCGTCTATGACCTGGGCGGCGGCACCTTCGATGCAACCTTGGTGCGCATTGATGGACATCAGCACGACGTCGAAAATTCTTTGGGCATCAGCCATCTGGGCGGCGACGACTTCGACGAGATCCTGGCGGACATGGCGCTGGACGCAGCCGGACGTGACGCCGATGCCTTCGGCCGCCGCGCCCGCCGCCGCCTGCTCGACGAGGCCCGCACCGCCAAGGAGCAACTCAAGCCGCAATCTCGCCGCCTCGTGCTGGAGATCAGCTACGAAGACGTCATCGTCGGCGTGCCCGAGTTTTATGACGCGGTTACCCCACTGGTCGAGCGCACCCTCGACGCGATGCGCCCCCTTATCGGATCCTCGGAATCACTAACGGACACCGAGGTTGCCGGAGTTTATCTGGTGGGCGGCGCCTCCTCGTTGCCGTTGGTCCCGCGCTTGCTGCGAGAGCGGTTTGGGCGCCGTGTGCACCGCTCGCCACTGCCCACCGCCTCCACCGCGGTCGGACTGGCCATCGCCGTAGATCCGAACTCCGGGTACTTGTTGCGCGATCGCCTCTCCCGCGGCGTCGGAGTATTCCGGGAACGCGACGGCGGCCGAGGAGTCAGCTTCGATCCGTTGGTAGCACCAGGCACGCGCCCCGATTCTTCGGGCACCATTCGCATCACGCGCCGCTACCGGGCAGCGCACAATGTCGGCTGGTTCCGGTTCGTGGAGTACTCCGCGTTAGATGCCTCCCGCGACACCCCGGGTGACCTGGCGCTGATCGCTGAGGTCCTCGTCCCCTTCGACGGGGCGCTGAAAGACGTCGCCGACCTCACGCAAGTTCCCGTCGAACACAGCGACCTGTGGCCCGAGGTCGAGGAGACCGTCACCATCGACCCCGACGGCATCGCCTCCATCCGCATTGACGTCCCCTCCCAGGGGATTTCCGTTCTCGCGGACGTCTCTCTGAGCGGGAGAGGTGTGGATTAA
- a CDS encoding malate dehydrogenase gives MTVSPKKIVVTGAAGNIAYSLLWRIAAGDVYGDDTPVELSLLEIPQAVGKAEGVAMELSDSAFPLLHNIQITDKAEEAFDGANAAFLVGAKPRGKGEERADLLANNGKIFAPQGAAINGHAADDIRVLVVGNPANTNALIAQQSAPDVPADRFTALMRLDHNRALSQLAAKLGVATTDFDSVVVWGNHSATQFPDLTFATVKGEKVIDLIDQEWYVNEFIPRVANRGAEIIEVRGSSSAASAASAAIDHMRDWIQGSERWVSAAVVSDGSYGIDEGLVAGLPTVARDGRWEVIQGLDLNDFQRERIAANVAELKAEREAVASLLK, from the coding sequence ATGACTGTGTCCCCCAAGAAGATCGTCGTCACCGGTGCCGCCGGTAACATCGCCTACTCGTTGCTGTGGCGCATCGCCGCTGGTGACGTCTACGGAGACGATACCCCGGTTGAGCTCTCCCTCCTCGAGATCCCGCAGGCCGTGGGCAAGGCTGAAGGCGTTGCCATGGAACTCTCGGACTCCGCCTTCCCGCTGCTGCATAACATCCAGATCACCGACAAAGCCGAAGAGGCCTTCGATGGCGCCAATGCCGCCTTCCTCGTCGGTGCGAAGCCGCGCGGCAAGGGCGAGGAGCGGGCTGACCTGCTCGCCAACAATGGCAAGATCTTCGCCCCGCAGGGTGCAGCCATCAATGGCCATGCTGCCGATGACATCCGTGTCCTCGTCGTCGGCAACCCGGCCAACACCAACGCCCTCATCGCGCAGCAGTCCGCCCCGGACGTTCCCGCGGATCGCTTCACCGCCCTCATGCGCCTGGACCACAACCGCGCACTGTCCCAGCTGGCCGCCAAGCTCGGCGTCGCTACCACGGACTTTGACAGCGTCGTGGTGTGGGGCAACCACTCCGCCACACAGTTCCCGGACCTGACCTTTGCCACGGTCAAGGGCGAGAAGGTCATCGACCTGATTGATCAGGAGTGGTACGTCAACGAGTTCATCCCCCGCGTAGCCAACCGCGGCGCCGAGATCATTGAGGTGCGTGGGTCCTCCTCCGCCGCCTCGGCAGCCTCCGCAGCCATCGATCACATGCGTGATTGGATCCAGGGCAGCGAGCGGTGGGTCTCCGCCGCGGTGGTCTCCGATGGTTCCTACGGCATCGACGAGGGTCTCGTCGCAGGCTTGCCGACGGTCGCGCGAGATGGCCGCTGGGAGGTCATCCAAGGTCTTGACCTCAATGATTTCCAGCGTGAGCGCATCGCCGCCAACGTCGCGGAGCTCAAGGCCGAGCGTGAGGCTGTTGCTAGCCTGCTGAAGTAG
- a CDS encoding TetR/AcrR family transcriptional regulator, giving the protein MHIDDAATKDVSPGELGGAPDTQVDTPLADAATVELVVDIALRDFAQEGFQETKLDAIAKKSGMSKRMIHYHFGDKKGLYRRCLIEAFDRIHPTPDDIDVDSSVPVEGVTKLVDAVYLKMRTNPESVRVLSMECLHDVLNVTELSTMAKHSEVLLHLDKLLMIGQDSGAFRPGISAEDIFYMLWSLTFFRVSHRDFMVSIFDVDTTSEENTAGIHRLTVDAILAFLTSNLSNRGYDSYLISDRVSDEEQSSGLGVYDSE; this is encoded by the coding sequence ATGCACATCGACGACGCCGCAACAAAGGACGTAAGCCCAGGCGAACTCGGCGGTGCGCCAGACACGCAGGTAGACACCCCGCTTGCCGACGCCGCGACTGTTGAGCTGGTCGTCGACATCGCTCTCCGCGACTTCGCCCAGGAAGGCTTTCAGGAAACCAAGCTGGATGCCATCGCCAAGAAGTCCGGCATGTCCAAGCGGATGATCCACTATCACTTCGGTGACAAGAAGGGCCTGTATCGCCGCTGCTTGATTGAGGCTTTTGACCGGATCCACCCAACGCCGGACGACATCGATGTCGATTCCAGCGTCCCGGTGGAGGGGGTAACCAAGCTCGTCGACGCCGTGTACTTGAAAATGCGCACCAACCCCGAATCGGTACGTGTCCTGTCGATGGAATGCCTCCACGATGTGCTCAATGTCACCGAGCTATCAACGATGGCCAAGCACTCCGAGGTCCTACTGCACCTGGACAAGCTGCTCATGATCGGCCAGGATTCGGGCGCCTTCCGCCCCGGGATCTCCGCTGAGGACATCTTCTACATGCTGTGGTCGTTGACGTTCTTCCGCGTCAGCCACCGCGACTTCATGGTGAGCATCTTCGACGTGGACACCACCAGCGAAGAAAACACCGCCGGCATCCATCGCCTGACGGTGGATGCGATCTTGGCGTTCCTCACGTCGAACTTGTCCAACCGGGGGTACGACAGCTACCTCATCTCTGACCGTGTCAGCGATGAGGAGCAGTCGTCGGGCTTGGGCGTCTACGACTCTGAGTAG